The genomic interval CTCTTGTCCGATCACGCTCACCACCACGCTGTAGCCCAGCGCCGCCGCCGCGAGATGCGCGAGCATCGTGGACGCCGCGATGCTCTGCACCAGAATGCGCTCGGCGTTGACCCTGTAGCGGCGGTCGGTCTCGGGCCGCCGGCGACCCCTCGGACGGCCGCCGCTCCCGGCCGGCGCGGCGCCGCACCGGAGGGAATCGCGCCCGCACGGTACGAACAGCCAGGACATGAAAATTGGCGTCGTGTTTCCGCAAATCGAAATCGGTGCCGACCCGGCCGTCGTGCGCGACTACGCGCAGGCCGCGGAGTCGCTCGGCTACGATCACCTCCTGATCTACGACCACGTGGTCGGCGCGAACACCGCGAGCCGGCCCAAGTGGACGGGGCCCTACACGAGCGCCCACAGTTTCCACGAGCCGTTCGTGGTCTTCGGGTACATCGCGGCATGCACGCAGCGCCTCGAGCTGGTGACGGGCGTGATCATCCTGCCGCAGCGGCAGACCGTCCTCGTGGCCAAGCAGGCGGCCGAGGTGGATGTCCTGAGCGGTGGGCGGCTCCGGCTTGGGATCGGGGTCGGATGGAACGATGTCGAGTACGAGGCGCTGGGCACGGACTTTCACACCCGCGGTGCGCGCTCCGTCGAGCAGATCAAGGTCATGCGGGCCCTATGGACCCAGGAGTCCGTCACCTTCGAGGGACGGTGGCACCGCATCCCGGACGCCGGCATCAATCCGCTCCCCGTGCAGCGGCCGATTCCGCTGTGGATCGGCGGGGAGTCCGACGTGGCGCTGCGCCGCGCGGCCCGCGTGGCGGACGGCTGGATGTCGAGCCGGACGATTCAGGCCCCGGGTCAACAGCCGGCGGCAGAGCCGCGCCGCGAGCATCAGGTCGAACGGCTTCGCGCGCACCTCGGCGCGGCGGGCCGCAGTCCAGGTACCTTCGGCATCGAGGGACGCGCCGCGATCCGGCAGGGCGGACCGGAGGAGTGGCGCCTTCAGGTCGATCAGTGGAGGAAACTCGGGGCCACGCACCTCAGCGTGGACACGATGCGTGCGGGTCTATCGACGCCGCGGGCCCACATCGACGCGATCCGGCGTTTTCACGAGGCCGCCGTCGAGTAAGCCTGTCGCGGACCGACCGCCAGCCCGGACGCGCCTACCGCCGGACCGCGACGACCTCGAGGTACTCCGATGGGATGATGATCGTGCCGTCCTGGGCGCGATTGTGCCGGCGCACGATGGCCAAGAGATCGCGCTCGAAGGCCTCCCGCTGCGCGCCGTCCATCGCCTCGATGGCCTTGCGGGTGGGACCCGAGTACTTGCGGCGCTGCTCGAGCCACGTCTCTTCAGAGGCTGAGCGCATCGTCGAGTGGCGCACCGTCGTCTGGAGCGAGGCGACCCCCGATCCCAGCAGTTCCCTGAGCCGGTCCTCTATGCCCCACAGAACGGCCGGCCGAAGCCCGGGCGGAGGCGGCGCATAGCGGGCCGTAGCGGCAAAGATCTGTCCCATGAACCCGGCCGGAGTCCAGTTCGCCAGGCCGATCCTACCGCCGGGCCGGCAGACCCGCAGCAGCTCCCGCGCCGCGCATTCCTGATCCGGCGCGAATATGACGCCGAATGTGGAGAGGACGACGTCGAACGTCCGGTCGTCGAAGGGAAGGCGCTCGGCGTCCGCCTCGCAGAACGTGATCGACAGCCGCTCGGCCGCCGCCCGCTCCTCTCCGCGCGCAAGGAGCGCGGGGACGAAGTCGATACCGGTCACTTGGCCGCCGCGGCGGGCCGCCGCCAGCGCCGCATTGCCGCTGCCCGTCGCGACGTCGAGCACCGCCTGTCCAGGATGAATGTCCACGGCCTCACAGAGCAGCTCGCCCACAATCAGATGCGCGGTCAAGATGACGGAGAAATCGCCGTCGGCCCACGCCTGCTGCTGACGCTGCTTGATGGCGCTAAGATCGCTCATCGCGGAGTCACCCCTCGTGGAATGCCCGCACCATGCGGGCCCAGCCGGCCCGATCCGCGAGCGTGAACGGCCAGTACGAGGCGACGCGGTCGAGGAGACCCGCGTAGCGCGCGCGGAGCTGGTGGCCGATCTCGTCGTACGTCCCGCGGATGACGATCGCATCGAGGAGGCCGTCCGGCACCTGCCCGGCGATCTCGCCCATGCGGCCCTGGCTGACCATCTGGCGGAGGCGATCGGCGACGTCGGCGTAGCCGACGATCTCGAGGAGCAAGCGGTACGTCGGTGTCGAGCCGTAGAAGGCGATCCGGGCCCGCGCCCGCGCGAGCGCCGCCGCGCGTTCATCCGGGGTCTCACCGGGGGCGATGATAACCGGCGCATATAATTGAAGATCCGCGCGCGGGCGGCCCGCTTTGGCGAGCCCCTCGGCGAGGTGCGGCAGCACGAACTCGCGCAGGTAGGTGACCGAGTGAATCGGGTGCAGGATGAAGCCGTCGGCCACCTCGCCCGCGAGCCGGCAGAGCACCTCGTTTACGCCGGCGATGAGAATCGGCACCGTGGACTGCGCGTTCGGGCCGGGATTGAAGAACGGGCCCATCAGGTTCAGGTTGTAGTACTTGCCCTGGACCCGCAGCGGCGCCCCGTCCTGCCACGTCCGCCAGATCGCCCGCACCGCGTGCACGTACTCCCGCAGCTTGGGAGCCGGCGGATCCCAGGGCATGCCGAACCGTCGCTCGATGTGGGCTCGCACCTGCGTGCCCAGGCCGAGCAGCAGACGGCCGTTCGACAGGCGGGCGACGTCCCAGGCCGTCTGCGCGGTCAGCATGGGGCTCCGGGAAAACGCGACCGCGATGCCGGTCCCGAGCTCGAGTCGCGACGTGTGGAGGGCGGCGATCCCCAACGTGAGGAACGGATTGTGCTTGGTGTCGTTCGCCCAGATCCCGGCGAATCCGATCTCCTCGGCGGCCCGGGCCACCCCCGGGACCTCCGTCAGCGCGTCCATGGCGAGCGCGCAGTCGAGCTTCACCGGCGTCCTCGCAGGCGCTGCTCGTTGCGTCCGGCTACTTCCAGGCCATCACCCACACTTCGCGGGTCTTCGGAAGGTGATCGCGGTCGACGGTGACGGTGTGGCCCACGTTCTTCGTCGCGCCGATCACGCCGAGGAAGTTATCGATCGCCCCGATCGGCCAGCCGGCGTTGACTTCGGTCTTGTAGTGCATCGGGATCACGACCTTGGGCTGCAGCTGATCGATCACCTGCTTCGCCTGCGCCGCGTCGATCGTGTAATGCCCGCCGACCGGAATCATGACGATGTCCGGATGGCCGATGGGGGTCGTCTGGGAGTGATCGAGCAGGTGGCCGAGATCCCCGAGGTGGACGACGCGCAGACCCTCGGCCTCGAGGACAAACACGGTGTTGCGGCCGCGCTGAGAACCCTCTGTGTCATCGTGGTAGGTCGGCACCGATGATACGGTGATCGTGCCGACGGGTTGCTTGACGATCGTGCGCCAATCGCCGTCGGCCAGACCACGAACGACCTGTGGCTTCCCCGTGGCCATGGCGACGTTGGTGTGATCATCATGCTCGTGGCTGACGAGCACCGCGTTCGCCTCGACCGACGGGATCGGGTATCCCACCTTCGCATCGTAGGGGTCGATGAGCAACCGGGTCCCATCCGCGTCTACGAGGAACGTCGCGTGTCCAAGATAGGTGATCTGCATCCGCGTCCTCCCTTCGCGTGCACCGGAACGGGAAATGACCTGCGGAGTGGTGTGACCGGGGCACCGCGTGGCTTGCCCCGGCCTTCGATGCGGGCGGCGCGGTGGTCCTTCCTACAAACGCCGTCTATCGCGGGGCGCTCTGGCCCCGGCAGTCTCTGTCAGGCAACGATCGGCCTCGAAATTCAATGAAATACCGAGATTTCCGAGAATCAACCGCCTCAACCGCATTTATACGTACATATGTTCGATTTATTTCTCCTTGTTTACCGTACATTAGTTCGCTATTTTGAAGGAGGAAGGTATGATCTTGCGGAGGTGGTGGATGAAGCGCAATGGCGGCCTGACCCCCCGGCAGCAGCAGATTCTGGATTACCTAGTGAAGGCGATCCAGGACAAGGGTTACGCCCCATCCGTCCGTGAGATCGGCGACGCGCTCGGCCTCAGCTCCCCGTCGACGGTTCATCAGCACCTCACCGCCTTGGAAGGAAAGGGCTTCGTTCGCCGCCACGGCGACCGGATGCGGGCGCTCGAGGTCGTCGATAAGACCCTCATCCACGATGGAGACGCCGTTCGGCTGCCGCTCGTCGGCCGTGTGTCCGCCGGCAGCCCGGTGCTGGCCGAGGAGCAGGTCGAGGATCGGATCGAAGTCCCTCGCCGCCTCGTGGGCGACGTGCGCGACTGCTTCTTGCTGCGGGTGCGCGGGGACAGCATGATCGGCGCCGGGATCATGCCCGGCGACGTCGTGATCGTACGCCGGCAGCGGACCGCCTCATCGGGTGACATCGTGGTAGCCATGCTCGACGACGAGGCGACGATCAAGCGGTTGGCCACGTTGGACGGCGTGCCGGTTCTGAGGCCGGAAAACGCCGCCTACCAGCCGATCTGCGCCGCGTTCGAAATCGCCGGCCGCGTCATCGGACTGATGCGCGCCTACCAGGCGGTGCGCGGATGATGCTACGGGTGACGCGCCGTCGTGCGGCCGACCGCTGGCGTGCCGTACTGCCGGCACCGACAAGGCACAGCGGCGCAGGCCATCACAGAAGCGCCCGGCCTCTTCGCATCTCTCGTGCGGCGGCCACCCGTCCGGTGCCCCGCACCTGGTGGCGCCGGCTTACGGACGACCGGGAATTCGTCGGCGCAAAGGTGCTGGTACTCGCGGCGCTCCTCGCCCTCACCGCCGTGCTGGAATGCGCCGTGTAGAGGAGGTGGCGGCCATGGCCATGCTGCAGCTCACTGAACCGCGGACGTCGGCGAAGCTCAAGGTCATCCATGCGTACGTCGCCGCCGCGGAGCCCCTGGACGGGCGGAGCGGCATGGGCGTGGTCTTCGTGGACGCGCAGGGCCGGGTGCTCAAGCGGATCGGCCGGGCCCTCCCCGGCGTTGAGTCCCAGGGCCTCGCCGCCTTCCGCGGGATCCTCTATGCGCTGTGGAATTCGCGGCGTTTCGGCGTTCGCCACGTCATCGTCCACAGCGACACGCCGGTTGTCGTCGCGCAGGTCAACGGGGACCGCGAAGTGGAAGACCGGCTCGTGGGCCCGTACCTCGAAGTGCGCGCGCTGCTCCATGCCTACCGGCAGGCGCGCGTGCTCGCGGACCGGTCCGCCTGGGGCCGCGAGGCCGCCGCGATCGCCGCCGCCGCACTCCAGCACCATACGGACGACGTCGTGGAGGACGATCTGCCGCTGTGGTCTGAGGAGCCCGCCCGCCCGGCTTCGTCCAACTAACCGCGCTCGCCGGCCATTGGCCGTACCGCGCGGGCAGGGTCGGGCCCTCGCGGACCCGCCGTGTGCTATGATCGTGCACTGTGAGCACCAAGGACCCGTCTCCCTTCATCGCACAGGGTGACGAACGCCGCGCGGCGGGTGATCTCGGCGGCGCACTGGAGGCCTTCACACAGGCGGTCGCGGCCGCGCCGTCGTCGGCGCAGGCGCACAACAAGCTCGGGACGGCATACGTCGACCTGCAGCGGTGGGATGACGCGTTCGGTGAGTTTTCAAAGGCCGCGCAGTTGGATCCACGGTACGCTCCGGCGCACAGCAATCTCGGCAACGTGTACCGGGAGCGCGGACGGCTCGACGAGGCGGTGACCTGCTATCAGCGCGCGATCGCGGTGGATCCGGACTACTGGATCGCGCATCAGAACCTCGGCATCGTGTACAAGCAGCAGGGCCGGATCGGCGACGCGGTCCGGGAGTTCAAGACCGCGACCCGGCTGTCGCTGCGCGCCCCGGCGGGCGGCGAGGTGGCGGCGTCGGGCCGGGGCGCCCGGGCCGGGCGGCCGGGGTGTCTCGGCGCCGGCGGCGCGGCGGTGCTCATTGCGATGGCGCTGGCGACCGCGGCGCGACGGTGAGTGTGTGGGACCCCGGGAATAAATTCCCCCCGGGCCGGGTTCTACTGAAACGTCGACCCGAAAGGGAGGAAGGAGCGCGGAATGGCGGGCAAGACGGAAGCAGTGACGGAACAGACCTTCGATGCGGATGTCATCAAGTCCCCGACGCCGGTCCTCGTAGATTTTTGGGCGGAGTGGTGCGGACCGTGCAAGATGATCGCCCCGATCGTCGAGGAACTCGCGGGCGAGTACGAGGGCAGGCTGCGGGTGCGGAAGCTGGACGTCGATGAGAACGGCACCGTCGCCGCGCGCTACAGCATCATGAGCATCCCGACCCTCGGCGTTTTTCGCGGCGGTGAGCTGATCGAGCGAATTGTCGGCTACATGCCGAAGGAACAGCTCCGGCGGCGGATCGACGCGGCGCTGGCATCACGCGTTTAGCCGGCGTCCCACCCGCGCACCGCGGCTGAAGGCGGCTTTATCGTTGGACCGGTCGGCCGGGCTCCGTTTGGGGGCCCGGCCGTCGCGCTTCCACGCGGACATGCTCAGCGGTGTGCTCCCAGACTTGACAATTATGTTGTAAAGAGTCTTGACACATGGTTTCGTAGCTGTTATTCTACTTTCGGATCAAAGATCCGGGATATACCAAGTGAAACTTGGCGCCGAATGGCTGGAGTGAAGAGTGGTAGGAAGGGCGGGGCCAAGTCGCATCAGAGGAGCGTGCCGACCGTGAAGGAACGCGCCCCGGACATGCCGGTGTATGTCATCAGCATCGCGGCGGATTTGCTGGGGTGTCATCCGCGGACGCTCCGCATCTACGAGGAGCGGGGGTTGGTGTCACCGTTCCGCCGGCACCGCATCCGTTTGTACTCGGAACGGGACATCCAGCGGGTCCGGATGATCCGCTATCTGATCGAGGAACGGGGCCTGAACCTCGCGGGGGTGCGGCTGGTGCTGGAAATGCAGGAGCATTACCACGAGGAGATGACGTGGGTGTTCGACAGTCACGAAGGGCCGGGCCGGATAGAAGACGGCGCGGCGATACAGTCCGCGGCCGAGAGGGCACGCGGCAGAGGAGGACGATCGCGATGAGCAGCATCATCCGTTGGGATCCGTTTGAGGAAGTGGGCACGTTCAGCCGGGCAGTGGACCGGCTGTTCGACGACGTGCTGCTGGCAGGGCGTCGCCCGGGGCGGACGGCGCAGAACGGCCGGCCGGCCGCCGCGTGGGCGCCCGCGGTGGAGATGTACGAAACGGGCGACGAGGTCGTAGTGCGCGCCGAGATGCCGAACGTCGACCCGTCGAACGTGGACGTCACCGTGACCGATGAGGCAATTACGATCAAGGGCACGGCGCGCCAGGAAGAGGAGAAGAAGGACCGGTCCTACTACCGGCGCGAGCTCCGGTACGGGGCGTACGTCCGCACGCTGCCGCTGCCGGCCGAGGTCAAGAGCGGCGACGCCAAGGCGACCTACAAGGACGGCGTGCTGGAAGTGAAGATTCCGAAGTCGGAGCGGGCTAAGCCGACCTCGGTGAAGGTCCAGGTCGCGTCCTAACGCGATAGCGCGGCACGAGCCGGCGGGGCCGGGCCTGCGGCGTGAGCCAAGACCTGGCCCCGCCGCGGCGGCCCGGCATACGGAAGCATACGGACAGGGCGGCGCAGGGCGCCGCCGGAAGGAGCGTTCAGATGGCAAAGGTTGTGGGGATCGATCTCGGCACCACCAACTCCGTGATCGCGGCGATCATCGGCGGCGAGCCGACGGTCATCGCGAACGCGGAAGGGAGCCGGCTGACGCCCTCGGTGGTCGGCTTCACCAAGTCCGGAGAGCGGCTGGTCGGCCAGATGGCGCGCCGCCAGGCGATCCTCAATCCGGAAAATACGGTGTCCTCGATCAAGCGGTTCATGGGCCGCCGGTACAACGAGGTGGAGTCGGAGCGCCGGATCGTGCCGTACAAAGTCGAGGAAGGCAAGGCCGGCCTGTCGCCGGCGGGGGGCGCCGCGGTCGTCAACATTCCGGCCGCCGGCAAGACCTTCACGCCCGAAGAGATCTCGGCGATGATCCTCCAGAAGCTCAAGACCGATGCCGAGACCTACCTCGGCGAGAAGATCGAGGGCGCGGTGATTACGGTGCCCGCGTACTTCAACGACGCGCAGCGGACCGCCACCCGAAACGCCGGCGAGATCGCCGGGCTCAAAGTGCTGCGGATCATCAACGAGCCGACGGCGTCCGCGCTGGCGTACGGCCGGGCGCTGGAGGAGAAGCACGCCAAGACGATCCTGGTCTTCGACCTGGGCGGCGGCACATTCGACGTCTCGATTCTGGAGATCGGCGAAGGCGTGTACGAGGTCAAGGCGACGAACGGCGACACGCACCTCGGCGGGGACGATTTCGACGAGCGGATCGTCAACTGGCTCGCCGACGAGTTCAAGAAGCAGCAGGGGATCGATCTGCGCCAGGACCGCCAGGCGCTCCAGCGGCTGCGCGAGGCGGCCGAGCGGGCGAAGATCGAGCTGAGCACGGTCGTCCAGACCTCCATCAACCTGCCGTTCATCACGGCGGACGCGACGGGGCCGAAGCACCTCGATATGACCCTCTCGCGCGCCAAGTTCGACGAGCTCACCGCGGACCTGGTCGAGCGGTGCATCGGCCCGTTCAAGCAGGCGCTCGCGGATGCCAAGATGAGCGAGAAGGACCTCAACGAGGTGATCCTCGTCGGCGGCGCGACCCGCATGCCGAGCGTCCAGGAACTGGTGCGCCGGCTCACCGGCAAGGAGCCGAACAAGGAAGTGCACCCGGACGAGGTCGTCGCGGTCGGCGCGGCGATCCAGGCCGGCGTGCTCGCCGGGGACGTGCGGGAGGTGGTGCTGCTGGACGTGACCCCGCTCTCGCTCGGCATCGAGACACTCGGCGGGGTGGACACGATCCTGATCCCGCGCAACACGACGATTCCGACGCGGAAGACGGAAACGTTCAGCACCGCGGAGAACGGCCAGACCGCGGTCGACATCCACGTCATGCAGGGCGAGCGGCCGATGGCGCGCGACAACCGGACCCTCGGCAAGTTCCAGCTCGACGGGATCCCGCCGGCGCCGCGCGGCGTGCCGCAGATCGAAGTCACGTTCGACATCGACGCCAACGGCATCCTGAACGTCGCGGCGAAGGACAAGGCGACCGGCCGCGAGCAGTCGATCAAGATCACCGGAACCGGCACGCTCGACAAGGCCGAGGTCGACCGCCTGGTCAAGGACGCCGAGGCACACGCCTCGGAGGACCAGCGCCGGCGCGAGGAGGCGGAAGTCAAGAACCGCGGCGACGCGCTGGCCTACCAGACGGAGCGGATGCTCAAGGAAGTCGGCGACAAAGTGCCGGCCGATGACCGCGCCAAGGTGGAGCAGGCGCTCAACGAGCTCAAGGAGGCGGTCAAGAGCGGCGACGCCGACCGCATCAAGCGGGCCACCGAGACGACGGAGCAGGCGAGCTACAAGCTGGGCGAAGAGATGTACAAGCGTCAGACGGCCGGCGCGGGCGCCGGAGCAGGCACGGCCGGCGGGCAGCCGGGCGGCGGCGGGCAGGGCGGCGACGACGTGATCGACGCGGAATTCAAACCGTCCGACAAGTCGTAACCCGCCGCGCCGCGGCGCGGTCGACTGAGGTGTGAGATGACGATGGAACACGAGGCGCGGCGCGAGGAGCCGGCCGCGGAAGCCGGGGAGGCACGGCCGGAGACCTCGCGCGCGGACGCCACGGATGAACTCGACGGGCTCTCGATGGAGGACCTGCGGACTCGGGCGCGCCAGGCGCGCGACGAAGCGCGGCGGAACTGGCAGCAGTTTCTGCACTCCGCCGCGGACTTGGAGAACTACAAGAAGCAGGCGGCGCGAGACCGGCAGGACGCGATCGAACGGACGCGGCGGCAGATGCTGAACCTCGTTTTGGGCGTCGTCGACAATCTGGAGCGGGCGATGGCATTCGGTGGCGCGCAGGACGGGCCGGCGAAGTCGCTGCTCGACGGACTCCGGATGACGCACCGGCAGATTCTCGAGCAGCTGCGGGCCATCGGCGTCCGCCCGATCGAGGTGGCCGGTACCTTGTTCGACCCCCGGTTGCACGAGGCGGTTGCCGTGGTACCCTTTGAGCAGGCACAGCGACCGGCCGGAACCATCGCCGGCGAGGTGCTGAAGGGCTACTTCTTGAACGACGACGTTCTGCGGCCGGCGAAGGTCGCCGTCGTCGGCGGCGAGGCCGATCAAGAGCACCGCGAGGACGGCCGGTAGGATCCGGCGTGTCGCGGCCGTCCCCGCCTGGAGCGGCCAACCATGGAGTTCAAGGATTACTACAAAATCCTCGGCGTGCCGAGGACGGCAGACGAGAAGGCGATCCGCCAGGCGTTCCGGCGGCTCGCGCGGCAGCACCATCCCGACGTCAACCCCGGCGACAAGAAGGCCGAGCAGCGCTTCAAGGAGATCAACGAAGCCTACCAGGTCTTAAATGATGCCGAGCGCCGGGCGAAGTACGATCAGGTGCTGGAGCTGCGGGAGCACGGCGGCGGATGGGAAGAGATCCTTCGCGGCGCGGGGGCCGGGGCCGGACAGGACGGCGGCACGTTCCGCGTCTACACCAGCGGCGACCCCGGACAGTTTAGCGAGTTCTTTGAGCAGCTCTTCGGCGGCCTTGGCGCCGGCGGGTTCGGCGAGGGAATCTTCGGGCCGGGCACGCGCCGCGGCCGGTCACGGACTGCGGGTGGGGGCGGCGGCGTAAATCTCGAAGACCTGCTGCGGCAACAGCAAGGCGCGCCGGCACCGGCTGGGGACGTCGAGGGCACCGTCGCGATCACCCTCGAGGAAGCGTTCCACGGCACCCGGCGCACGGTGACGGTGCCGGCGGACGGCGCACGGCCCGCGCGCTCGCTCGACATCACGATCCCGGCAGGAGTCCGGAGCGGCCAGCGCGTCCGTGCCGCCGGAGGCGGTCACGGCGGCGACCTGTACCTCCGCGTGGAGGTGCTGCCGCACCCGATCTTCACGCGGGACGGCGACGACATCATCTGCTCGGTCGCGGTCCCGGTCTGGACCGCCGCCCTCGGCGGCGAGGTCCAGGCCCCGACGCTCGGCGGGCCGGTCACCGTGAAGATTCCGCCGGGGACGCGCGACGGCCAGATCTTCCGGCTGCGCGGCCGCGGGATGCCCCGCGTCCGGGGCGGCGGCGCCGGCGACGAGATGGCGCGCGTGCGGCTCGTGCTGCCGCAGCCGCTGACGGACCGCGACCGGGAGCTGTTCGAAGAGATGCGGCGGCTGCACGAGGCCACCGCAAAAACCTAGCAAACGTGCCGGAGACCGGCTCAAATTAAGATGTCCCGGGATCCCCTCGAATTCGCAGCGGTCCGGCGAATGCTCGGGGCGGAATAGCGAGGCGACCGACCATGGCGATGCGATTTGACAAGTTTACGGAGAAGGCCCAGGAGGCGATCATCGGCGCCCAGGCCCTGGCGCGCGAGCACCACCACGGCCAAGTCGAGGCCGAGCACCTGTTGGGGGCGCTGCTGCAGCCGACGGACGGCGTGCCCGTCGCGATTCTGACGCGTCTCGGCGCGAACGCGGCATCGCTGCGCACGGCGGTCGAGCAGGCGCTGGCACAGACGCCCAAGGTCTACGGACAGGGCGACGAGCCCGGCCTCGGGGCGTCGCTGCGGCGCGCGCTCGAGAGCGCCCAACAGGAGGCGCAGCGGCTGACCGATGAGTACGTCAGCACGGAGCACCTGCTGCTGGGCGTCGTGGCCGATCGCGGTACCGGGGCGGGACGGCTGCTCGCGCAGGCGGGGATCGATCGGGAGAAGATCTACGCGGCGCTGCAGGCGATCCGCGGCGGCCAGCGCGTCACCGACGCGTCCCCGGAGTCCAAGTACCAGGCCCTGGAACGGTACGGGCGCGACCTGACCAAGATGGCCCGCGAGGGCAAACTGGACCCGGTGATCGGCCGGGACGAGGAGATCCGCCGCGTCATTCAGGTGCTGGCCCGCCGCACCAAGAACAACCCGGTCCTGATCGGCGATCCGGGCGTGGGCAAGACGGCCATCGTCGAAGGCCTCGCCGAGCGGATCATCCGCGGCGACGTCCCCGATACCCTCAAGCGCAAGCGCGTCGTGCAGTTGGACCTGGGGGCGCTGATCGCCGGCGCGAAGTACCGCGGCGAGTTCGAAGACCGCCTCAAGGCCGTGCTCCGCGAGGTGACGGAGAGCGCCGGCGACATCGTGCTGTTCATCGACGAGCTGCACACCGTCGTCGGCGCGGGCGCGGCCGAGGGAGCCATGGACGCCAGCAACATGCTGAAGCCGATGCTGGCCCGGGGCGAGCTGCACGCGATCGGCGCGACGACGCTCGACGAGTACCGCAAGCACATCGAGAAGGACCCCGCGCTCGAGCGGCGGTTCCAGCCGGTGTTCGTCGACGAGCCGAGCGTCGAGGACACGATCTCCATCCTCCGCGGCCTGAAGGAGAAGTACGAGGTCCACCACGGCGTGCGCATCACCGACGGCGCCGTGATCGCCGCGGCCACGCTGTCCAAGCGCTACATCACCGAGCGGTTCCTGCCGGACAAGGCGATCGACCTGATCGACGAAGCGGCGAGCCGGCTCAAGATGCAGATCGACAGCAAGCCGGCCGCGCTCGACGAGGCCGACCGGCGGATCATGCAGCTCGAGATCGAGCGCGAGGCCCTGCGGCGGGAGACCGACCCCGCCTCGCGTGAGCGCCTCGACGGGATCGAGCGCGAGATCGCCGGCCTGCGCGAGCAGAGTCAGGCGCTGCGCGCCCGCTGGGATCAAGAGAAGGCCGTGATCGCCGAATTGCGCGCCACCCGGCAGAAGATCGACGAGACGCGCGTTCAGATCGAGCAGGCCGAGCGGGCCGCGGACCTCGAGCGGGCCGCGCGCCTGCGCTACGCCACGATGCGCGAGCTCGAGGAGAAGCTCAAGGCCCAGGAGGCGAGCCTCGCCGCCCTCGGCGAGGGACGGCTCCTCAAGGAAGAAGTCGACGCGGAGGACATCGCCGAGGTCGTGAGCCGCTGGACCGGGGTGCCGGTGACGCGCCTCATGGAAGGCGAGATGCAGAAGCTCGTCCACCTCGAGGACCGGCTGCACGAACGGCTGGTGGACCAGGAAGAGGCCGTGCGCGCCGTGGCCGACGCGATCCGCCGGTCCCGCGCCGGGCTGGCCGACCCGCGCCGCCCGATGGGGTCGTTCCTGTTCCTCGGGCCGACCGGCGTCGGCAAGACCGAGCTGGCGCGGGCGCTCGCGGCGCTGCTCTTCGACAGCGAGGACGCCATGGTGCGGATCGATATGTCGGAATACATGGAAAAGCACACCGTGAGCCGCCTCGTCGGGGCCCCGCCCGGCTACGTCGGCTACGAGGAGGGCGGGCAGCTCACGGAGGCGGTCCGCCGCCGGCCGTACCGCGTCATCCTGTTCGACGAGATCGAGAAGGCCCACCCGGACGTGTTCAACGTGCTGCTGCAGCTGCTCGACGACGGCCGCCTCACGGACGGCCACGGCCGGACCGTGGATTTCCGGCAGTCGATCGTCATCATGACGAGCAACC from bacterium carries:
- the clpB gene encoding ATP-dependent chaperone ClpB encodes the protein MRFDKFTEKAQEAIIGAQALAREHHHGQVEAEHLLGALLQPTDGVPVAILTRLGANAASLRTAVEQALAQTPKVYGQGDEPGLGASLRRALESAQQEAQRLTDEYVSTEHLLLGVVADRGTGAGRLLAQAGIDREKIYAALQAIRGGQRVTDASPESKYQALERYGRDLTKMAREGKLDPVIGRDEEIRRVIQVLARRTKNNPVLIGDPGVGKTAIVEGLAERIIRGDVPDTLKRKRVVQLDLGALIAGAKYRGEFEDRLKAVLREVTESAGDIVLFIDELHTVVGAGAAEGAMDASNMLKPMLARGELHAIGATTLDEYRKHIEKDPALERRFQPVFVDEPSVEDTISILRGLKEKYEVHHGVRITDGAVIAAATLSKRYITERFLPDKAIDLIDEAASRLKMQIDSKPAALDEADRRIMQLEIEREALRRETDPASRERLDGIEREIAGLREQSQALRARWDQEKAVIAELRATRQKIDETRVQIEQAERAADLERAARLRYATMRELEEKLKAQEASLAALGEGRLLKEEVDAEDIAEVVSRWTGVPVTRLMEGEMQKLVHLEDRLHERLVDQEEAVRAVADAIRRSRAGLADPRRPMGSFLFLGPTGVGKTELARALAALLFDSEDAMVRIDMSEYMEKHTVSRLVGAPPGYVGYEEGGQLTEAVRRRPYRVILFDEIEKAHPDVFNVLLQLLDDGRLTDGHGRTVDFRQSIVIMTSNLGGQYLRNLDPDDVAAFELVRVQIQEELRRTFRPEFLNRIDETIVFRPLSRRDLEQIVGLQLATLAARLAGLRITLEVTPAARALLSQEGYNPDFGARPLKRLIQRSIENPLSRHLLAGEFGEGDTVVADAQGAEIVLRKATPVPADPEPAARARARRPPGN
- a CDS encoding nucleotide exchange factor GrpE, with translation MTMEHEARREEPAAEAGEARPETSRADATDELDGLSMEDLRTRARQARDEARRNWQQFLHSAADLENYKKQAARDRQDAIERTRRQMLNLVLGVVDNLERAMAFGGAQDGPAKSLLDGLRMTHRQILEQLRAIGVRPIEVAGTLFDPRLHEAVAVVPFEQAQRPAGTIAGEVLKGYFLNDDVLRPAKVAVVGGEADQEHREDGR
- a CDS encoding DnaJ C-terminal domain-containing protein — its product is MEFKDYYKILGVPRTADEKAIRQAFRRLARQHHPDVNPGDKKAEQRFKEINEAYQVLNDAERRAKYDQVLELREHGGGWEEILRGAGAGAGQDGGTFRVYTSGDPGQFSEFFEQLFGGLGAGGFGEGIFGPGTRRGRSRTAGGGGGVNLEDLLRQQQGAPAPAGDVEGTVAITLEEAFHGTRRTVTVPADGARPARSLDITIPAGVRSGQRVRAAGGGHGGDLYLRVEVLPHPIFTRDGDDIICSVAVPVWTAALGGEVQAPTLGGPVTVKIPPGTRDGQIFRLRGRGMPRVRGGGAGDEMARVRLVLPQPLTDRDRELFEEMRRLHEATAKT
- a CDS encoding Hsp20/alpha crystallin family protein; the encoded protein is MSSIIRWDPFEEVGTFSRAVDRLFDDVLLAGRRPGRTAQNGRPAAAWAPAVEMYETGDEVVVRAEMPNVDPSNVDVTVTDEAITIKGTARQEEEKKDRSYYRRELRYGAYVRTLPLPAEVKSGDAKATYKDGVLEVKIPKSERAKPTSVKVQVAS
- the dnaK gene encoding molecular chaperone DnaK encodes the protein MAKVVGIDLGTTNSVIAAIIGGEPTVIANAEGSRLTPSVVGFTKSGERLVGQMARRQAILNPENTVSSIKRFMGRRYNEVESERRIVPYKVEEGKAGLSPAGGAAVVNIPAAGKTFTPEEISAMILQKLKTDAETYLGEKIEGAVITVPAYFNDAQRTATRNAGEIAGLKVLRIINEPTASALAYGRALEEKHAKTILVFDLGGGTFDVSILEIGEGVYEVKATNGDTHLGGDDFDERIVNWLADEFKKQQGIDLRQDRQALQRLREAAERAKIELSTVVQTSINLPFITADATGPKHLDMTLSRAKFDELTADLVERCIGPFKQALADAKMSEKDLNEVILVGGATRMPSVQELVRRLTGKEPNKEVHPDEVVAVGAAIQAGVLAGDVREVVLLDVTPLSLGIETLGGVDTILIPRNTTIPTRKTETFSTAENGQTAVDIHVMQGERPMARDNRTLGKFQLDGIPPAPRGVPQIEVTFDIDANGILNVAAKDKATGREQSIKITGTGTLDKAEVDRLVKDAEAHASEDQRRREEAEVKNRGDALAYQTERMLKEVGDKVPADDRAKVEQALNELKEAVKSGDADRIKRATETTEQASYKLGEEMYKRQTAGAGAGAGTAGGQPGGGGQGGDDVIDAEFKPSDKS